A window of the Cystobacter fuscus genome harbors these coding sequences:
- the araD gene encoding L-ribulose-5-phosphate 4-epimerase AraD → MESKYHALKERAWAANMEIPRRGLAIYTFGNVSALDARAGVFAIKPSGVPYDQLQVEHMVVVDLEGRIVEGTLRPSSDTRTHLVLYRNLKGLGGIVHTHSTYATGWAQAHLPIPIYGTTHADHLAEDVPCTEVMSAEAVERDYEMETGQQILECFRHRDPLHTPMVLVAGHAPFAWGETPEKAVYNAAVLEELAKMAFITRGIHPEAARLPDRLIRKHFERKHGPSAYYGQK, encoded by the coding sequence ATGGAATCGAAATACCACGCACTGAAAGAACGAGCCTGGGCGGCGAACATGGAGATCCCGCGGCGTGGGCTCGCCATCTATACCTTTGGCAATGTCTCCGCCCTGGACGCCCGGGCGGGCGTCTTCGCCATCAAGCCGAGCGGCGTGCCCTATGACCAGCTCCAGGTGGAGCACATGGTGGTGGTGGACCTCGAGGGGAGGATCGTCGAGGGCACCCTGCGGCCCTCCTCCGACACGCGGACCCACCTCGTCCTGTACCGCAACCTCAAAGGCTTGGGAGGCATCGTCCACACGCACTCGACCTATGCCACCGGCTGGGCCCAGGCCCACCTGCCCATCCCCATCTATGGCACCACCCACGCCGACCACCTCGCCGAGGACGTGCCCTGCACGGAGGTCATGAGCGCCGAGGCGGTGGAACGCGACTACGAGATGGAGACCGGCCAGCAGATCCTGGAATGCTTCCGCCACCGCGACCCCCTGCACACGCCCATGGTGCTGGTGGCCGGACATGCGCCCTTCGCCTGGGGAGAGACCCCCGAGAAGGCGGTCTACAACGCCGCCGTGCTGGAGGAGCTCGCGAAGATGGCCTTCATCACCCGTGGGATTCATCCCGAAGCCGCGCGTCTCCCCGACCGGCTCATTCGCAAACACTTCGAGCGCAAGCACGGACCGAGCGCGTACTACGGCCAGAAGTAG